The proteins below come from a single Terriglobales bacterium genomic window:
- a CDS encoding glycosyltransferase family A protein, with product MKTRPLVSIVTPVYNEAGHIAECIESVLAQTYQNWQYTVVDNCSTDGSGEIAQRYAAKDARITVHRNAEFLRAIPNHNVALRQLQPEAKYCKVVFADDWLFPECVERMVALAEAHPSVGIVSAYALQGSKVLWTGLPYPSSIVSGRELCRKMFLEHCYVLGSATAMLYRAELVRGRDPFFNEGNLHADTETHVALLRDCDFGFVHQVLSYSRDREESLSSFSSDMNTHFSSTLQLLVKYGPDFLAPDELERCTQAHLSMYYQYLGKNVILGRNDAFWMYHRLKMAEAGFPLKRRRVVAGLLSALGEALLNPQHALARLRFRRDANRQAKRQPATSAAPGKVAATTIKEGG from the coding sequence GTGAAAACGCGACCGCTGGTCAGCATCGTCACGCCCGTCTACAACGAGGCGGGACACATTGCGGAGTGCATCGAGAGCGTGCTGGCGCAGACGTACCAGAATTGGCAGTACACCGTCGTCGACAACTGCAGCACCGACGGTTCCGGCGAGATCGCGCAACGCTACGCCGCCAAGGACGCCCGAATCACCGTGCACAGAAATGCCGAATTTCTACGCGCGATCCCTAATCACAACGTCGCCCTGCGGCAACTCCAGCCCGAGGCCAAGTATTGCAAGGTCGTGTTCGCCGACGACTGGCTCTTTCCGGAGTGCGTCGAGCGAATGGTTGCGCTGGCCGAAGCCCATCCGTCGGTCGGAATCGTGTCCGCTTACGCGCTGCAGGGCTCGAAGGTACTCTGGACGGGACTGCCGTATCCCAGCAGCATCGTCTCGGGGCGCGAGCTGTGCCGCAAGATGTTTCTTGAGCACTGCTATGTTCTGGGCTCAGCGACGGCAATGCTCTACCGCGCCGAACTGGTGCGTGGCCGCGATCCTTTCTTCAACGAAGGGAACCTGCACGCCGATACGGAAACGCACGTCGCACTGCTGCGCGATTGCGATTTCGGCTTCGTGCACCAGGTGCTGAGCTACAGCCGTGACCGCGAGGAGTCGCTGAGTTCATTCTCGTCCGACATGAACACGCACTTTTCGTCAACTCTGCAACTGCTTGTGAAGTACGGGCCCGACTTCCTCGCACCCGACGAGCTGGAGCGATGCACGCAGGCACATCTCTCCATGTACTACCAATATCTCGGCAAGAACGTGATCTTGGGCCGGAACGACGCATTCTGGATGTATCACCGGCTGAAAATGGCAGAGGCCGGATTTCCGCTGAAGCGTCGCCGGGTCGTCGCCGGATTGCTATCGGCCCTGGGGGAAGCTCTGCTCAATCCGCAGCACGCACTGGCGCGGCTGCGGTTCCGTCGAGATGCGAACCGGCAAGCGAAGAGACAACCGGCAACCAGCGCTGCTCCGGGCAAGGTTGCAGCAACCACAATCAAGGAGGGGGGATAG
- a CDS encoding GNAT family N-acetyltransferase has protein sequence MVIHSLDPLTDPRWPEFLERHPKASVFHSVGWLRALAVTYGYRPVVLTGSAPGEPLRNGVLFCEVKSWITGRRLVSVPFSDHCDLLLQEPGDGGEFVEFLSAEVKRQGLKYVEFRPRTEFGGEAAHLTRSGDFVLHTVNLDRSEQEILESFHKDSIRRKIARAEREKLTFEKGVSAELLEGFYRLMVITRKRHGLPPAPIAWFSSLIRNLGSAVQIWIACRERQPVAGMLTLSFKDSTVYKYGCSDARYNNLGGMPFLFWMRILAAKAEGSRELDLGRSEADNMGLITFKRRLGASESPLTYWRLPANPRAEAAPGGFLAFSKRVAVHTPDWLRIGVGHLLYKHLG, from the coding sequence ATGGTAATCCACAGCCTGGATCCGTTGACCGACCCCCGATGGCCTGAATTCCTCGAACGCCATCCCAAGGCGTCGGTGTTCCACAGCGTCGGATGGCTGCGCGCGTTGGCCGTGACGTACGGTTACCGGCCAGTGGTGCTGACTGGCTCCGCGCCTGGCGAGCCGTTACGTAACGGAGTTCTGTTCTGCGAGGTCAAGAGTTGGATCACGGGGCGCCGACTGGTCTCGGTGCCGTTCTCCGATCACTGCGATCTGCTGCTGCAGGAACCTGGCGATGGTGGCGAGTTCGTCGAATTCCTCAGCGCTGAAGTCAAGCGCCAGGGCCTCAAGTATGTCGAGTTCCGGCCGCGGACCGAGTTTGGCGGTGAGGCCGCTCATCTCACCAGGTCAGGGGATTTTGTCCTTCACACGGTCAACCTTGACCGCAGCGAGCAGGAAATCCTGGAAAGCTTCCACAAGGATTCCATCCGCAGAAAGATAGCGCGAGCCGAGCGCGAGAAGCTGACCTTCGAAAAGGGAGTCAGCGCGGAGCTCCTGGAGGGCTTTTATCGCCTGATGGTAATTACCCGTAAGCGCCACGGCCTCCCACCAGCGCCCATTGCATGGTTCTCCAGCCTGATTCGTAATCTGGGCTCGGCGGTACAGATCTGGATCGCGTGCCGCGAGCGGCAGCCGGTCGCGGGCATGCTGACCCTGTCGTTCAAGGATTCCACGGTCTACAAATACGGCTGCTCGGATGCGCGCTACAACAACCTGGGTGGGATGCCGTTCTTGTTCTGGATGAGGATTCTGGCAGCCAAGGCAGAGGGCAGCCGCGAGCTCGACCTCGGACGCTCCGAAGCCGACAACATGGGGCTGATTACCTTCAAGCGCAGACTCGGCGCCAGCGAGTCGCCCCTCACGTACTGGAGGCTGCCGGCGAACCCCAGAGCCGAAGCGGCGCCCGGTGGATTCCTCGCCTTTTCGAAGCGGGTCGCGGTTCATACACCGGATTGGCTGCGCATTGGAGTGGGCCATCTTCTGTATAAACACCTCGGTTGA